From a region of the Janthinobacterium sp. 61 genome:
- a CDS encoding DUF3325 domain-containing protein: MINTILCALGLSYAGMASLSLAMDRHHGQVWGRDAAPNVRRALQLAGALLLALAIWPCVAGWSATVGVVAWLGFIGAGALPVALLLPYAPRLLLRSSLLAAVAALAGLVTFLR; encoded by the coding sequence ATACCATCCTGTGTGCGCTGGGCCTGTCGTATGCGGGCATGGCCAGCCTCTCGCTGGCGATGGACCGCCATCATGGCCAGGTCTGGGGCAGGGACGCGGCGCCGAACGTGCGGCGCGCGCTGCAACTGGCCGGCGCGCTGTTGCTGGCGCTGGCCATCTGGCCTTGCGTGGCCGGCTGGAGCGCCACCGTCGGCGTCGTCGCCTGGCTGGGATTCATCGGCGCGGGAGCGCTGCCGGTGGCCCTGCTGCTACCGTATGCCCCCCGATTGCTGTTGCGTAGTTCCCTGCTGGCAGCCGTCGCCGCGCTGGCAGGTCTTGTAACGTTCCTGCGGTGA